One Ricinus communis isolate WT05 ecotype wild-type chromosome 7, ASM1957865v1, whole genome shotgun sequence genomic region harbors:
- the LOC8283354 gene encoding zinc finger protein AZF1 yields the protein MALEALNSQSPLLHSNHDLDLHSAESWAKRRQTKRPRFENSPTEEEYLALCLLMLAKDTTTIQDDLDHNRRYECKVCYRTFRSYQALGGHKASHHRKPIATDNNQSVTTSSSIATSKTANSVSLSGKTRECSICHRTFPSGQALGGHKRRHYDGGSGGGVGGSSSDGDNKGLKDVNSRNTTTISQRNFDLNLPAMPEFSFIGVDRH from the coding sequence ATGGCTCTTGAAGCTCTAAATTCCCAGTCTCCTCTTTTGCATAGTAATCATGATTTAGACCTTCACTCTGCTGAGTCTTGGGCTAAAAGGAGACAAACTAAGCGCCCTCGCTTCGAGAATTCACCTACCGAAGAAGAATACTTAGCTCTTTGCCTTCTCATGCTCGCTAAAGACACCACCACCATACAGGACGATCTTGACCACAACCGTCGTTATGAATGCAAAGTTTGCTACAGAACATTTAGGTCTTATCAGGCTTTAGGCGGACATAAAGCTAGTCATCACCGAAAACCTATAGCAACTGACAACAACCAATCTGTCACAACTTCTTCCTCTATTGCTACTTCAAAGACAGCTAATTCGGTTAGTTTAAGTGGTAAGACTCGAGAGTGTTCCATCTGCCACCGAACTTTTCCCTCCGGACAGGCTTTGGGTGGACACAAGCGGCGGCACTATGATGGTGGCAGTGGTGGCGGAGTCGGTGGGAGCAGCAGTGATGGAGATAACAAGGGTTTGAAGGATGTGAACTCCAGAAATACCACTACAATTAGCCAACGCAACTTTGACTTGAATTTACCTGCGATGCCggaattttcatttattgGCGTTGACCGGCATTGA